In Numida meleagris isolate 19003 breed g44 Domestic line chromosome 3, NumMel1.0, whole genome shotgun sequence, the following are encoded in one genomic region:
- the MAP10 gene encoding microtubule-associated protein 10, with protein MSAAGGDEGLFVLEVLVEEVRVAAPGPALRPVVALRLLGFPALLLRPAAAASPLRPGRAFPFGRGKRCLFRWRRGSLCAALRRQPVRALLLALPVGHPLEPPRLLGSCSISLAPASVEVLQRPGEAVRWGRRGCFPLRDAAGRTVGELVLGFRLSSLEAEEGSGPAMPPHPSPAPEEEGEEEEEAVDEEEEQGEEDGNIICPPVLYYSREPAEPRLPSAAAMGHWERVVVRSPQEQREVQSPPRPSAGPSLLHPSSPQQLHSTLTQLPLLSALLAELSVLTHSATPAVVHPHLAWLYQAPGDCGMGPRPSSHSPPLKTAEVPVRPSGNRARAASPQIKQGQQQTTLPGSSQAGKRSKKAAPHGQTGSERNRITKENTPPRRKLLYGLTNTLRLRLQQTNPDKLILLERREQYRKKQAEMVKVRSPLSKRKPHKNAGEQRVVSHRQCSKGDRSKQNGQVDETVETSSQNSALKEYFSSTDVCPDLQKQAAESLWRNSETASKEHPCKAMAASLLEKTILKSAHEEKDLEVQLLAAFTSDANVKGSNDNEIIHETMEHDYTSVASDQKRSPSMTVEKSSEFIYSDDFVASPDNTVYSEDFTSAECTGRDLEALDSSPEALWLESPNRPRPDTELESSMSRVSKASERAESMSDLLPVHSSSSPVSSLKRNHGFKNSKGTSGESFDLLNDTSIWAGLLDEEQETHQVDKEENRVDQHIKQASVLRSEQVSSATDLNIGKGQTSAEKNQSVTQVCSYLPCNLSDLELSDVENSRSGKDDDFLGDLHAPNQYKDISELVINSLPGYTV; from the coding sequence ATGTCGGCGGCGGGTGGCGACGAGGGGCTGTTCgtgctggaggtgctggtggAGGAGGTGCGGGTGGCGGCGCCGGGCCCCGCGCTGCGTCCGGTCGTGGCGCTGCGCCTGCTCGGcttccctgccctcctgctgcgccccgccgccgccgcctcgcCGCTCCGGCCCGGCCGGGCCTTTCCCTTCGGCCGCGGCAAGCGCTGCCTGTTCCGCTGGCGCCGCGGCTCTCTCTGCGCCGCGCTCCGCCGCCAGCCGGTCCGCGCCCTGCTGCTGGCGTTGCCCGTCGGGCACCCTCTGGAGCCCCCCCGCCTCCTCGGCAGCTGCAGCATCTCGCTGGCCCCTGCCTCCGTCGAGGTGCTGCAGCGGCCTGGGGAGGCTGTCCGCTGGGGCCGCCGCGGCTGCTTCCCGCTCCGGGACGCTGCGGGCCGCACGGTCGGGGAGCTGGTGCTGGGGTTCCGCCTCAGCAGCCTGGAGGCCGAGGAGGGGTCGGGCCCCGCCATGCCACCCCACCCTTCTCCTGCGCCGGAGGAGGAGGgcgaagaggaggaggaggcggtggatgaggaagaagagcaaGGCGAGGAGGACGGCAACATCATCTGCCCTCCCGTTCTGTATTACAGCCGTGAGCCGGCTGAGCCTCGtctgccatcagcagcagccatgggGCACTGGGAGCGTGTTGTGGTACGAAGCCCACAAGAGCAAAGAGAGGTCCAGAGCCCCCCACGCCCCAGTGCTGGGCCCTCCTTGCTACACCCTAGCAGCCCCCAGCAACTCCACAGCACTCTGACACAGTTGCCGCTGCTCAGTGCCTTGCTGGCAGAGCTATCAGTACTCACCCACTCTGCTACCCCTGCTGTTGTCCATCCTCATCTGGCCTGGCTCTACCAGGCCCCAGGGGACTGTGGCATGGGTCCACGGCCATCCAGCCATTCCCCTCCCCTCAAGACTGCAGAGGTGCCGGTGAGGCCCAGTGGGAACAGAGCCAGAGCTGCCAGCCCTCAAATCAAGCAAGGCCAGCAGCAGACAACCTTACCAGGGTCTTCTCAGGCTGGGAAAAGATCTAAGAAAGCTGCACCCCACGGACAGACAGGATCTGAAAGAAACCGCATAACTAAGGAAAACACACCTCCCAGAAGGAAACTGTTGTACGGGCTAACCAATACACTGAGGCTACGGCTGCAGCAAACCAATCCTGATAAGCTGATATTGCTTGAAAGGAGagaacagtacagaaaaaagcaagcagagatgGTGAAGGTGCGAAGCCCTTTATCCAAAAGAAAGCCACACAAAAATGCTGGAGAGCAGCGTGTGGTTTCTCACAGGCAGTGTAGCAAGGGAGACCGTTCAAAGCAGAATGGTCAGGTTGATGAAACTGTTGAAACTTCATCACAAAACAGTGCTCTCAAAGAGTACTTTTCCAGTACAGATGTTTGCCCTGACCTACAGAAGCAGGCTGCTGAAAGTCTGTGGAGGAACAGTGAGACTGCAAGCAAGGAACATCCATGCAAAGCAATGGCAGCCTCCTTACTGGAGAAAACTATATTAAAGTCTGCTCACGAAGAAAAGGATTTGGAAGTTCAGCTCCTGGCAGCTTTCACATCAGATGCTAATGTGAAGGGAAGTAATGATAATGAAATAATCCATGAAACCATGGAGCACGATTATACTTCTGTTGCAAGTGATCAGAAACGAAGCCCCAGCATGACTGTTGAAAAAAGCTCTGAATTCATCTACTCAGATGACTTTGTTGCTAGTCCTGACAACACAGTTTATTCAGAAGatttcaccagtgctgagtgtACAGGCAGAGACCTGGAAGCTCTTGACAGCAGTCCTGAAGCTCTCTGGCTTGAAAGCCCAAACCGACCTCGGCCAGATACAGAGCTGGAATCCAGCATGTCCAGAGTTTCAAAAGCAAGTGAAAGAGCTGAAAGTATGTCAGATCTTCTGCCAGTGCATTCATCTTCATCACCGGTCTCTTCTTTGAAGAGAAACCATGGCttcaaaaacagcaaaggaactAGTGGTGAATCTTTTGATTTACTTAATGACACCTCTATCTGGGCAGGCTTATTAGATGAAGAGCAGGAAACCCATCAGGTCGATAAGGAAGAGAACAGAGTTGATCAGCATATTAAACAAGCATCTGTACTGAGAAGCGAACAAGTTAGCTCTGCTACTGATCTGAATATAGGAAAGGGGCAGACCTCTGCggaaaaaaatcagtcagtAACTCAAGTGTGCTCCTACTTACCATGTAACTTGTCTGATCTTGAACTTAGCGATGTGGAAAATAGTAGGTCAGGCAAAGATGATGATTTTTTGGGAGACCTACACGCTCCTAATCAATACAAAGACATCAGTGAACTTGTAATAAACAGTCTTCCGGGATACACAGTGTAA